A genomic window from Pseudogulbenkiania sp. MAI-1 includes:
- a CDS encoding asparaginase domain-containing protein, translating to MNIAILYTGGTIGCVGNPLAPMNTDDFSNAFKNLITPILRQQYPNIAIDFPPISFPESSSGTLDSTNLQPSDWCLMAEWVLNTYGQYDGWVVLHGTDSMDFTGPALSFLLSDCNALGFPTATLSKPVIITGSQVPLFHRASPQTALAINYNTDAFQNVCGAVAAAQSGVPEVGVYFQNQLYRGNRTVKTNASQFNAFSSPNYPALGEYGIELDIDFANVLPLPATPDVSLDTPATLSALQQRLAYIAQHIDAFPAMQFNAFPAAYSASAGTAVIANLIDACGATGIKGLVLESYGEGNFPSGNPDNPAEGAIYQALARADAAGVVIVDCTQVLSGTVNDSAYAAGAWLPSVGALSPADMTPMAALAKVIILSTVAAYHGWSANTVKTLVQTDLVGEMQSVNRLDDWSQPTLAAGQAIATLDGSATLRNDPTLGPVLLGSGSTSPLWQALAHPMANPPGRLVMEQDGNLAFYDRTNTPLWSTNIVPTGPTRSALVLGGSYTDETLSLYLYNAALQEVAEVLYDESGGS from the coding sequence AACATCGCCATTCTCTACACGGGCGGCACCATCGGCTGCGTCGGCAACCCACTGGCGCCGATGAACACCGACGATTTTTCCAACGCCTTCAAGAACCTCATCACCCCGATCCTGCGGCAGCAGTATCCGAACATCGCCATCGACTTCCCGCCCATCTCCTTTCCGGAATCCAGCAGCGGCACGCTGGATAGCACCAATCTGCAACCCTCCGACTGGTGCCTGATGGCGGAATGGGTGTTGAACACCTACGGCCAGTACGATGGCTGGGTGGTGCTGCACGGCACCGACAGCATGGACTTCACCGGCCCCGCCCTGTCCTTCCTGCTGTCCGATTGCAACGCGTTGGGCTTCCCCACCGCCACGCTGAGCAAGCCGGTCATCATCACCGGCTCGCAAGTGCCCTTGTTCCATCGGGCCTCACCGCAAACCGCCCTCGCCATCAACTACAACACCGATGCCTTCCAGAATGTCTGCGGCGCGGTGGCGGCGGCACAAAGCGGCGTGCCGGAAGTCGGCGTGTACTTCCAGAACCAGCTGTACCGCGGCAACCGCACGGTCAAGACCAACGCCAGCCAGTTCAACGCCTTCTCCTCGCCCAACTACCCCGCCCTGGGCGAGTACGGCATCGAACTCGACATCGACTTCGCCAACGTCCTGCCGCTGCCCGCCACCCCGGACGTCAGCCTGGACACCCCCGCCACCCTGTCCGCCCTGCAGCAGCGTCTGGCGTACATCGCCCAGCACATCGATGCGTTTCCCGCCATGCAGTTCAACGCCTTCCCGGCGGCCTACTCGGCGTCGGCGGGCACGGCGGTCATCGCCAACCTGATCGATGCCTGCGGGGCCACCGGCATCAAGGGGCTGGTGCTCGAATCGTACGGCGAGGGCAACTTCCCCTCCGGCAACCCGGACAACCCGGCAGAGGGCGCCATCTACCAAGCGCTGGCCCGCGCCGACGCGGCAGGCGTGGTGATCGTCGATTGCACCCAGGTGCTCAGCGGCACCGTGAACGACAGCGCCTACGCCGCCGGCGCCTGGCTGCCCTCGGTCGGCGCCCTCAGCCCGGCCGACATGACCCCCATGGCCGCGCTCGCCAAGGTGATCATCCTCTCGACCGTGGCGGCCTACCACGGCTGGTCGGCGAACACCGTCAAAACCCTGGTGCAAACCGATCTGGTCGGGGAAATGCAAAGCGTGAACCGCCTGGATGACTGGAGCCAGCCGACCCTGGCGGCCGGCCAAGCCATCGCCACGCTGGACGGCAGCGCCACCTTGCGCAACGACCCCACACTGGGGCCGGTACTGCTGGGCAGCGGCAGCACCAGCCCGCTGTGGCAGGCGCTGGCCCACCCCATGGCCAATCCGCCGGGGCGCCTGGTGATGGAACAGGACGGGAACCTCGCCTTCTACGACCGGACCAACACGCCGCTGTGGAGCACCAACATCGTGCCGACCGGCCCGACCCGCAGCGCCCTGGTGCTGGGGGGCTCGTACACCGACGAAACCCTGTCCCTGTACCTCTACAACGCCGCGCTGCAAGAAGTGGCCGAGGTGCTCTACGACGAGTCGGGCGGGAGCTGA